Proteins found in one Aneurinibacillus uraniidurans genomic segment:
- a CDS encoding basic amino acid ABC transporter substrate-binding protein: protein MKMWKKASILFLVVAMGALTAACGKTGDAKQTADGKKIVAVTHAVFPPFEYMSPDGKPQGFDVDVIKAIGKEVGLDVDVQDASFDGAQEQVKNGKAQIAIAAITINDKRKKQFAFSDPYFEAKQLIMVPEGSPVKSLKDVKDKRVGVQLSTTGALMAEGVLGKGSANLKQFDDLPSAMDDLYNKRIDAVIGDNVPMLTQMKKTNKSGFVTIEDPSMPKENYGIMMNKNDKEMVAKINEGLKKIKQNGTYDALYQKYFKQK, encoded by the coding sequence ATGAAGATGTGGAAGAAAGCGAGTATTTTGTTCCTCGTTGTTGCAATGGGAGCATTGACTGCTGCATGCGGGAAAACAGGAGACGCCAAGCAGACTGCTGACGGTAAAAAAATTGTAGCGGTAACACATGCCGTGTTCCCGCCGTTTGAGTATATGAGTCCGGATGGCAAGCCGCAGGGCTTTGATGTGGATGTCATCAAGGCGATTGGGAAAGAAGTTGGGCTTGATGTTGATGTACAGGATGCAAGCTTTGATGGGGCACAAGAGCAAGTGAAAAATGGAAAAGCTCAGATTGCGATTGCTGCGATTACAATTAACGACAAGCGTAAGAAACAATTCGCTTTCTCTGATCCGTATTTTGAAGCGAAACAGCTGATTATGGTTCCAGAAGGCTCGCCTGTAAAATCGCTAAAAGATGTGAAAGACAAGCGTGTAGGTGTTCAACTATCTACAACAGGTGCGCTCATGGCAGAAGGAGTGCTTGGCAAGGGCAGTGCGAATTTGAAGCAGTTTGATGACCTTCCGTCTGCGATGGATGATTTGTACAATAAACGGATTGATGCTGTGATTGGTGATAATGTTCCGATGTTGACGCAGATGAAAAAGACAAACAAATCAGGTTTTGTAACGATTGAGGACCCATCTATGCCGAAGGAAAACTATGGGATCATGATGAATAAGAACGACAAAGAAATGGTTGCCAAAATCAACGAAGGATTGAAAAAGATTAAACAAAACGGCACATATGATGCGCTGTACCAAAAATACTTTAAGCAAAAATAA